The DNA segment GGTATCAAAGTTTTCATCAACAGAAAGATAATCAAGATTGAAGGTTACGGGAGCAACCGTGACATCGGCAGTTATTTCGTTTCTGTTTAATGCAAATGTTTCATCATCTACCCTGAAGCGGTAAGCAAGGTTAAACTTATCGTCCTTATGGTAGCCGATACGACCTACATAATCGGAGAAATGCTCATCTAAACCGGTTCTGGCACTGAAGTTGTTATTCTCTTTGAAATGGTAGTTCTGACCTAAAAGAAAGCTAAGATCGCCATAATCTTTATCAGATACCCTTCCTCTTAGACCGTAATTAACCCTAGGGCCGCTCTCGATTCTGTCATAACCTGTAAAGTGGTTTGAGTCAAAAAGGTTTTCGTCCGAAAATTCAATGTCCTGTGCGTCTTCATTGGGTATCTTATCAGGGTTGCCTCCATACGGGCTTACGATGAAATTAGCGGTAGGTTCAAGGAACACCTGCCTGTCATATATTTTATTAACTACAGGCAATTTCCAGCCTAACTTTGCCTCAGGGATAAATCTGGCAACTGAACCGTCAAGCTCCTCGCTGTTAGGGTCGGATGGGTTTTCTATTACCTCGTCAACAAAATAGCCGTCTCCTCGCAGGGAAGTTTTCAGTTCGAATACATGACCGGACTTAGTAATATGAGGTATGTTCCAGCCGCCTTTTACAGAAAGCCTGTTTGAACTTACGCCGTCATCACGCGTCAACACCATAAGGTTGGCATCTGCTATAAAACGTGAACCGTGAAAACCGGGCATAGTCTCATAATGTGCCGTCACACTAGGAAGTATCAACGGTGTAGCACCGGGGTCATCACTTTCCCTTAACCCTTGGAACGTTATTGATTCCGTGTGAATATAATTCCTTTTATCAATTGCCGTTGCAAAAACCCTTGATGTTAAGGTATCCTCTTCGCCAAAATCATATTTTTCCAGATATGTGTCGTCCGTAGAACGCTTACCGATGAATCCCCAACTCCATATGTCGGTTATTCTGAAGTCACCGCTTCCTTCTATATGCCCGCGAATTTCATTACCGCTTATCTCGTTGCCGTTAACATCAACCCTATTAGGATTGGTTATACTACCCTTTATATTCATAGAACCGCTTTGAAAAAGGTGGCGGTAATCCCCGGCAAGTATCGGACCTTCCTTGCTAGTGATTATAGGTGTTAAAGTAAGATCTTTATTAGGGGATATATTATAGTAATAAGGTGCTTTTACCGTTGTTCCGAATATTTTATCGGTTGAATATTTCGGAATTAAAAAACCGCTTTTCCTTTTGGCATCGGGTGTAGGGTGTGAAATATAAGGAGTATAGAGAGCCGGAACTCCTTTAATCTCGAAGAACGCATGGTTATATTTTACACGCTGTTTTTCATCGTCAATGGTAGCTTTCTTTGCCCTAACTTGCCACAGAGGCGGTTTTTCAGGGTTTTCCTCGCACATCTTACACGGAGTGTAGTGTATATCCTCAAGTACGATAAGTTTTTCATTTACCCTTTGTGCATTTGCTCCCCACATGCGTGAGTCGTCAATGAACTTAATTTTAAAATTATGTATAATACCCTTTTTCAGGTCGTCTTTGAGTTCCATATGATCGGCGAACATAACATTGCCGCTCGGCTCCATAATACTTATATTACCGATAGCTTTCACTACATTGGTGTTTTGGTCGTATGTTACCTTATCGGCAAAAAGCACTATACCGCCTTGTGTAACTTCAACCTTGCCCTCAGCCGTAACTATTTTGGACTCTTTATCGTAGTCCATTGAGTCGGCTTCAATTTCGGCAGGCTTTTTAGAGTTTTCCTTTATGTTGTCCGCAATATAATCCTGTGCATTTGACTTTGAATGCAAACCGGTAAATAAAATTATAAATGCTAAGGCTTGAACAAAATAATTCATATTGCAGATTTAAAAT comes from the Pseudomonadota bacterium genome and includes:
- the lptD gene encoding LPS assembly protein LptD, which encodes MNYFVQALAFIILFTGLHSKSNAQDYIADNIKENSKKPAEIEADSMDYDKESKIVTAEGKVEVTQGGIVLFADKVTYDQNTNVVKAIGNISIMEPSGNVMFADHMELKDDLKKGIIHNFKIKFIDDSRMWGANAQRVNEKLIVLEDIHYTPCKMCEENPEKPPLWQVRAKKATIDDEKQRVKYNHAFFEIKGVPALYTPYISHPTPDAKRKSGFLIPKYSTDKIFGTTVKAPYYYNISPNKDLTLTPIITSKEGPILAGDYRHLFQSGSMNIKGSITNPNRVDVNGNEISGNEIRGHIEGSGDFRITDIWSWGFIGKRSTDDTYLEKYDFGEEDTLTSRVFATAIDKRNYIHTESITFQGLRESDDPGATPLILPSVTAHYETMPGFHGSRFIADANLMVLTRDDGVSSNRLSVKGGWNIPHITKSGHVFELKTSLRGDGYFVDEVIENPSDPNSEELDGSVARFIPEAKLGWKLPVVNKIYDRQVFLEPTANFIVSPYGGNPDKIPNEDAQDIEFSDENLFDSNHFTGYDRIESGPRVNYGLRGRVSDKDYGDLSFLLGQNYHFKENNNFSARTGLDEHFSDYVGRIGYHKDDKFNLAYRFRVDDETFALNRNEITADVTVAPVTFNLDYLSVDENFDTTTTNLGNENRELIIAGASLDLNNEWNVSGGGHRDLEDGEWVYTKANLLYKGDCFNVNFAWFKEFTRDRDIRPNTTLSLQISLKNLGY